The genomic segment AGCTGGAACGGCGGGTATTATAATTTTGGGGTAGGGGTAAATTTGAATGTAGCGGATATAGCGGTTTTAAGGTTAAGCCTTGAAAGGCCGGCGTTTTATGACGTTGACGAAAAAGAAATTCACATTATAAAAACAGGCCTTGCCTGGAAAATATTCTACTAAGGAGGCGCAGATGAAAACTAAAAATATTATTAAATTGTTTTTGGTTCTTATAATTACCGCGGCTTTTAACGCCGGTGTATTCGCTGAAGATACAGCCGTGCTTAAATTATCTTTTGATGATTTTTCAAAGTTGTGCGCTGAAAATAACAGGGAATTTAAAATGGCAAAACTGGATAAAGAGATAGCACAAGCCCGGCTTGGTCAGGCAGCCGCCTCTTTTGGCCCTGTGATATCTTTGGAAGGGGGGTATCAGGCGGTATACAACACCTTTTCTGTTGTACCTGTCAGGCCCTGGTACGCGGCTCAGGTATCTCTTCAACAGCCGGTTTTTACATTTGGAAAAACTTTATTCGGCTTTAAAATAGCAGAGGAAGCGTACAGGATTGCGTCGGTTAATTTCAAAAAAGCGGAAGAAAAACTTAACCTTGATGTTATTTCCTCTTATTACGGCGCCCTTATAACCAAAGAACTTATGAATGCCGGAAAACAAAGTTTAAAAAGCAATGAGGAGTATTTAAAGATAACGCAGGCAAAGTATAAAAGCGGGCAGGCTTCCAATTTTGAAGTGCTTCAGGCGCAGGTGCAGTACGCCAATTCCAGGCCGGATGCAAGAAAAGCGGAAGATAATTATATGCTTTCGATGCAGATGCTGAAGAATACTGCCGGCATAAGCCTTGACCGTGAAGTGGAACTTACCGGAGAACCGGGTTATAGTAAACTTGAATTGACAGCTGAAGAGATTAAACAGAAATTCAGAAAGGGAAGCGATGACGGCGATCTTATTAATTCGGCCGCGAAGATTGCGGAGTATAAAAAATATCTTGCGGGTTCGATGTTTCTGCCCAATATCGCGATTGCGGCTAACTACACTTATATGTCGGCTGATTCCGCTTTTCATACCGAAAAAAGCTACTGGTTTGGCATGTGGGATGTAATGGTGGGAGTGCAGTGGACATTTTTTAACGGTTTTAAAAATGTATATGAGTTTAAGCAGGCCGCTGCAGAGGAAGAAAAGCAGCAGCTGGTAAAAGATAATACAGTTAACCTGCTGGAAATACAGCTTGAACAGCTTTATACCGGAATGCAGGAAAGCGCGGAAGTTATTGAAGCGGCAGGGGACCTTATAAAACAGGCTGAAGAAGGTTTTAGGATTGCGTCTGAAAGTTATAAGAACGGCCTTATTCAGAGTGTTGACCTGATGAACGCGGAAATAGGGCTGCTTAAGGCAAAAACAAATTACTACAACGCTCTTAATAACTACCTAACATCAATGCAGAAACTTAAAAACTTTATAGAATAAAATACAGGAGAAAATAGGGAAAAGACAAGAGGTATTTTAAGGAATAATTTTTGGAAAATCAGCACAGCTGATTGTTTAGGATTAAAAAAAGGGGCGGAATAAATTCCGTCCCTTTTTTATTTTATTCGGGTTTGTTTTTTGTACTTTATCGTAGATAAGAGATATGTTGCGTCTCGCTTTTATGTGTAAATTCGTTTGTTCTATTTACCGCAAATCTTTAAGACTTTGATTTAAACAACGTGCCTTAAAAGGAGCGGCTACCAGGTCGTAAAAAATGAAATGTACTGGTGGGCGCACTCTTCAGGTTGCGGCAATTGAAGTTGTTGTTGTTTTTACTTAAGTCCCTCCGGGCCGCAGAGCCGTTCGCCTATTGATTTATTACCACGGTATTGTATAATAACAAAAATTGATTAAACGGTAAATCAAAATTAAGAAGGGGAAAAT from the Candidatus Goldiibacteriota bacterium genome contains:
- a CDS encoding TolC family protein, with product MKTKNIIKLFLVLIITAAFNAGVFAEDTAVLKLSFDDFSKLCAENNREFKMAKLDKEIAQARLGQAAASFGPVISLEGGYQAVYNTFSVVPVRPWYAAQVSLQQPVFTFGKTLFGFKIAEEAYRIASVNFKKAEEKLNLDVISSYYGALITKELMNAGKQSLKSNEEYLKITQAKYKSGQASNFEVLQAQVQYANSRPDARKAEDNYMLSMQMLKNTAGISLDREVELTGEPGYSKLELTAEEIKQKFRKGSDDGDLINSAAKIAEYKKYLAGSMFLPNIAIAANYTYMSADSAFHTEKSYWFGMWDVMVGVQWTFFNGFKNVYEFKQAAAEEEKQQLVKDNTVNLLEIQLEQLYTGMQESAEVIEAAGDLIKQAEEGFRIASESYKNGLIQSVDLMNAEIGLLKAKTNYYNALNNYLTSMQKLKNFIE